A genomic window from Solanum stenotomum isolate F172 chromosome 10, ASM1918654v1, whole genome shotgun sequence includes:
- the LOC125878311 gene encoding pentatricopeptide repeat-containing protein At4g16835, mitochondrial produces MFYQHHFRSKVYSFSSLPFLSCNRHFCISYTSFYRKPDDISSPEVLPAAPSSRQSHLVPSNNVKFSRNGQFSYKTRHSEHLEIDDVVLSNKKITSFIRSGDLDSAFRVFESVKVKTVITWNSILAGFSRKYGFLEEACQLFDKIPEPNVVSYNTLLACYWRNADIQAAKSFFDRMPDKDVASWNTMISGFSQNGLMGEAEELFRVMPVRNEVTWNAMVAGYVESGELESALELFKEAPVKGVIARTAIVTGYMRSGNVEMAEKMFQEMEEKSMVTWNTMISGYIENGRAEDGMKLVKKMVGLGIKVNDSTLSSLLLGCSNLSALKLGKQVHQHVVKSPLYLDMTVGTSLISMYSKCGVLEDAWKLFREMPRKDVVTWNAMISGYAQHGESEKALNLFDEMRRKGIKPDWITFVGVLSACNHAGLVNLGIQYFEQMQNNYGVKPKPDHYTCMVDLLGRAGKLNEAVDLIRKMQFKPHIALFGSLLGACRIHRNLEVAEFAAKNLLSLEPTNAAGYVQLANVYAAKNQWEGVSKVRKSMKENKVIKTPGYSWMEVGRVVHEFRSGDRLHPDLESIRMKLKDLEKKMKLAGYVPDLDSSLHDVGEEQKEQLLLWHSEKLAIAFGLMKLPPGMPIRIFKNLRVCGDCHQATKVISAIENREIIVRDTTRFHHFKNGTCSCGDYW; encoded by the coding sequence ATGTTCTATCAACATCACTTTAGAAGCAAAGTTTACTCCTTTTCGTCCCTTCCTTTCTTGTCATGTAATCGCCATTTTTGTATCTCTTACACCTCTTTTTATCGAAAGCCAGATGACATTTCAAGCCCAGAAGTATTGCCTGCAGCTCCATCTTCTCGCCAGTCCCATTTGGTACCCTCCAATAAcgtaaaattttcaagaaatggTCAGTTTTCGTACAAAACAAGACACTCTGAGCATCTTGAAATCGATGATGTGGTACTATCGAACAAGAAAATTACAAGTTTTATTCGATCTGGGGATTTAGATTCTGCGTTTAGAGTTTTCGAGAGTGTGAAGGTTAAGACAGTAATCACGTGGAATTCAATCTTGGCTgggttttcaagaaaatatggGTTTCTTGAAGAAGCATGCCAACTGTTTGATAAAATTCCTGAACCGAATGTTGTGTCGTATAACACTTTGTTAGCTTGTTATTGGAGAAATGCTGATATTCAGGCTGCTAAGAGTTTCTTTGATCGAATGCCGGATAAAGATGTTGCTTCCTGGAATACCATGATTTCAGGGTTCTCTCAAAATGGACTGATGGGTGAAGCGGAAGAGTTGTTTCGGGTAATGCCGGTGAGGAATGAGGTTACTTGGAATGCAATGGTAGCTGGGTATGTTGAGTCTGGGGAATTGGAATCAGCATTGGAGTTGTTTAAGGAAGCTCCTGTGAAAGGTGTGATTGCTAGGACAGCGATTGTGACGGGGTATATGAGATCAGGAAATGTTGAAATGGCGGAAAAGATGTTTCAAGAGATGGAAGAGAAGAGTATGGTTACGTGGAACACCATGATTTCGGGTTATATTGAGAATGGGAGAGCAGAGGATGGTATGAAGCTGGTAAAGAAAATGGTGGGATTGGGTATAAAGGTGAACGACTCAACGTTGAGTAGTCTCTTACTAGGTTGTAGTAATTTATCTGCATTGAAATTGGGGAAGCAAGTTCATCAGCATGTCGTGAAGTCCCCTTTGTACTTGGATATGACGGTGGGGACTTCATTGATTAGCATGTATAGCAAGTGTGGAGTTTTAGAGGATGCTTGGAAATTGTTTCGTGAGATGCCAAGAAAGGATGTTGTCACTTGGAACGCCATGATTTCAGGGTATGCTCAACACGGGGAAAGCGAGAAGGCTCTCAACTTGTTTGATGAGATGAGGCGTAAAGGAATAAAACCAGATTGGATAACCTTTGTTGGAGTTCTATCAGCCTGTAACCATGCAGGTTTGGTCAATCTCGGTATTCAATATTTTGAGCAAATGCAGAATAATTATGGAGTTAAGCCAAAACCAGACCATTACACTTGTATGGTCGATCTACTTGgacgagctggaaagctaaatgAAGCTGTGGATTTGATAAGAAAGATGCAATTCAAACCCCATATAGCACTATTTGGATCACTTTTGGGTGCTTGTAGGATCCACAGAAACTTAGAAGTGGCAGAGTTTGCTGCCAAGAACTTGCTTAGCCTTGAACCTACAAATGCAGCAGGCTATGTTCAACTTGCTAATGTTTATGCAGCCAAGAACCAATGGGAAGGTGTTTCTAAAGTTCGGAAATCAATGAAAGAAAACAAAGTTATCAAAACACCAGGATACAGTTGGATGGAGGTTGGGAGAGTGGTTCATGAGTTCAGATCAGGGGATAGACTTCATCCAGATCTCGAAAGCATACGCATGAAACTAAAAGATCTcgagaagaaaatgaagttaGCAGGTTATGTACCTGATCTCGACTCTTCATTACACGATGTAGGCGAGGAACAGAAAGAGCAGCTACTTCTGTGGCACAGTGAGAAGTTAGCCATTGCCTTTGGTTTAATGAAATTGCCACCAGGAATGCCAATTAGGATATTCAAGAACCTCAGAGTTTGTGGTGATTGCCACCAAGCCACTAAAGTTATATCAGCAATAGAAAATAGGGAAATAATTGTCAGAGATACAACTAGGTTTCACCATTTCAAAAATGGAACTTGTTCTTGTGGTGATTACTGGTAA
- the LOC125878312 gene encoding phospholipase A1-Ibeta2, chloroplastic-like translates to MQVAATLPATGVHFFSTRRASFKCNGYSSPLKPITRASSINAQSLTTIAPVTTTTEMTKIHLSNLEKLLQKEAKPEPVIQKQGKTGENRGKQEKKTEENRGRNLLEGLNLSRIWPEMKAAEEMSPRHLIRLHRMLSSKSMEYSPRNNLGSRWKEYHGCKDWLGLLDPLDENLRRELVRYGEFIQAAYHCFHSDPATSANDNAHVARDVSLPDRSYKVTKSLYATSSIGLPKWVDDVAPDLGWMTQRSSWIGYVAVCDDKAEIQRMGRRDIVIALRGTATCLEWGENLRDVLVQMPGENELVDAQPKVECGFLSLYKTGGAKIPSLAESVVNEVKRLVEMYKGESLSITVTGHSLGAALALLVADDISTCSPNAPPVAVFSFGGPRVGNKGFVNRLESKNVKVLRIVNKQDVITKVPGMFVSEAIDKKLRDTGASGVLNLLDNSMPWAYSHVGTELRVDTTKSPFLKPDADVACCHDLEAYLHLVDGYLGSNESFRPNAKRSLAKLLNEQGANIKKLYKGKDLSNLNLNREFIFSRPSCLPSPSVLPSPSS, encoded by the coding sequence ATGCAGGTGGCAGCAACACTTCCGGCGACCGGTGTCCATTTTTTTTCGACACGGCGAGCCAGTTTCAAATGCAATGGCTATTCATCACCATTGAAACCAATAACTAGAGCTAGTTCAATAAATGCACAAAGTTTAACAACAATTGCACCAGTAACAACAACTACAGAGATGACGAAAATACATCTCTCGAATCTTGAAAAGCTTTTGCAAAAGGAGGCGAAGCCGGAGCCGGTAATTCAAAAACAGGGGAAAACAGGGGAAAACAGAGGAAAACAGGAGAAAAAAACAGAGGAAAACAGGGGAAGGAACTTGTTGGAAGGGCTAAATTTGTCTAGAATTTGGCCTGAAATGAAAGCAGCTGAAGAAATGTCACCAAGGCATTTGATTAGGTTACATAGAATGTTGTCATCGAAATCAATGGAGTATTCTCCAAGGAACAATCTTGGTAGTAGGTGGAAGGAGTATCATGGTTGTAAAGATTGGTTAGGACTTCTTGATCCATTGGACGAAAATCTCCGGCGAGAATTAGTCCGGTATGGGGAGTTTATTCAGGCTGCTTACCATTGTTTCCACTCCGACCCCGCCACGTCAGCAAATGATAACGCTCACGTGGCAAGGGACGTGTCGTTGCCTGATAGGTCATACAAGGTGACTAAGAGTCTTTACGCCACGTCATCCATTGGACTTCCTAAGTGGGTGGATGACGTGGCACCCGACCTCGGGTGGATGACCCAGAGGTCGAGTTGGATCGGGTACGTCGCGGTATGCGACGATAAAGCCGAGATCCAACGTATGGGGAGGAGGGATATTGTCATCGCGTTGCGGGGAACTGCAACGTGTCTTGAGTGGGGGGAAAATCTCCGCGATGTGCTCGTTCAAATGCCGGGAGAAAATGAATTAGTTGACGCACAACCTAAAGTAGAATGTGGATTTTTGAGCTTGTACAAAACAGGTGGAGCTAAAATCCCAAGCTTAGCTGAATCTGTTGTAAATGAAGTGAAAAGACTTGTTGAGATGTACAAAGGGGAGTCACTAAGTATAACAGTAACTGGACATAGTCTTGGTGCTGCATTGGCTTTACTAGTAGCAGATGACATAAGTACATGTTCACCAAATGCTCCACCAGTCGCAGTTTTTTCCTTTGGTGGCCCTCGAGTAGGCAACAAAGGTTTCGTGAATCGTCTGGAGTCCAAAAACGTTAAGGTGTTACGTATCGTGAACAAGCAAGACGTGATCACTAAAGTTCCAGGGATGTTTGTGAGCGAAGCAATAGACAAGAAACTAAGAGACACCGGAGCCTCGGGGGTGTTGAACTTGCTTGACAATAGCATGCCATGGGCTTATTCACATGTTGGCACAGAATTGAGAGTTGACACAACAAAGTCTCCATTTTTGAAACCTGATGCAGATGTTGCATGTTGTCATGACTTGGAAGCATATTTGCATTTGGTGGATGGATATTTGGGATCAAATGAATCATTTAGACCAAATGCTAAGAGGAGTCTAGCTAAGTTGTTAAATGAACAAGGTGCTAATATTAAGAAATTGTACAAGGGTAAAGATTTGAGTAATCTCAATCTTAATagagaatttattttttctaggCCTAGTTGTTTGCCTAGTCCTAGTGTTTTGCCTAGTCCTTCATCTTGA
- the LOC125878314 gene encoding probable polyamine transporter At1g31830, with translation MGEFDDGEYAGINEVTSPRENNARKVSVLPLLFLIFYEVSGGPFGVEDTVRAAGPLLALLGFLVFPFIWSVPEALITAEMGTMFPENGGYVVWVSSALGPYWGFQLGWMKWLSGVIDNALYPVLFLDYLKSAIPALGGGHPRVLAVLALTVVLTYMNYRGLTIVGWVAVSLGILSILPFVVMGLISIPKLRPSRWLVVDVQSVDWNLYLNTLFWNLNYWDSISTLAGEVHNPKKTLPKALFYAVILVVLSYFFPLLIGTRAVPLERDLWTDGYFSDIGKILGGVWLRVWIQGAAATSNMGMFVAEMSSDSFQLLGMAERGLLPEFFSKRSRCGTPLFGILFSASGVILLSWLSFQEIVAAENFLYCFGMILEFIAFVWLRIKSPHAPRPFKIPGGTVGAILLCIPPTILICVVLALSSFKVMVVSLAAVAIGLVMQPCLKLIENKRWLKFSVSSDLPDDITTHEPLLR, from the coding sequence ATGGGGGAGTTCGATGATGGAGAGTATGCAGGGATTAATGAGGTTACATCACCCAGAGAAAATAATGCTAGGAAAGTTTCAGTCTTGCCTTTACTTTTCCTCATTTTCTATGAGGTTTCTGGTGGTCCTTTTGGTGTTGAGGACACTGTGCGGGCAGCTGGTCCTCTTCTTGCTCTTTTGGGGTTCTTGGTTTTCCCATTCATATGGAGTGTCCCCGAGGCATTGATTACAGCTGAAATGGGCACCATGTTCCCTGAAAATGGTGGTTATGTTGTGTGGGTTTCATCGGCTTTAGGTCCTTATTGGGGCTTTCAGCTAGGTTGGATGAAATGGTTGAGTGGAGTCATTGACAATGCGCTTTACCCTGTTTTGTTCTTGGATTATCTGAAATCAGCCATCCCTGCATTAGGTGGCGGGCATCCTAGAGTACTAGCAGTTTTGGCCCTTACTGTGGTTCTTACTTACATGAACTACAGAGGCTTAACTATTGTAGGATGGGTTGCTGTTTCGCTTGGTATACTGTCAATTCTTCCTTTTGTGGTTATGGGGCTCATTTCGATTCCCAAATTAAGGCCTTCAAGATGGTTAGTGGTAGATGTACAAAGTGTTGATTGGAACTTGTATCTGAATACTCTCTTCTGGAATCTGAATTACTGGGACTCAATAAGTACTCTTGCTGGAGAAGTACATAACCCAAAGAAGACTCTACCTAAGGCTCTCTTTTATGCTGTTATTCTAGTTGTTCTGTCCTACTTTTTCCCGTTGTTAATTGGCACAAGAGCTGTTCCTCTTGAGCGTGACTTATGGACTGATGGCTATTTCTCTGATATTGGGAAAATACTGGGTGGAGTCTGGCTCAGAGTTTGGATTCAAGGGGCGGCTGCAACATCAAATATGGGAATGTTTGTGGCCGAGATGAGCAGCGACTCTTTTCAGTTACTTGGTATGGCAGAGAGGGGGTTGCTGCCTGAGTTCTTCTCTAAGAGATCTCGTTGCGGAACTCCTTTATTTGGGATCCTCTTCTCAGCTTCTGGTGTGATTTTACTTTCATGGCTGAGCTTTCAAGAGATAGTAGCTGCAGAAAATTTCTTGTATTGCTTTGGCATGATCTTGGAATTTATAGCATTTGTATGGTTAAGGATAAAGTCCCCCCATGCACCACGGCCATTCAAGATACCTGGGGGAACTGTTGGAGCCATCCTATTGTGTATACCTCCAACCATTCTCATATGTGTTGTTTTGGCCTTGTCTTCATTCAAAGTCATGGTTGTAAGCCTTGCCGCCGTTGCAATTGGTTTGGTGATGCAACCTTGTCTTAAGCTTATCGAGAATAAGAGATGGTTGAAGTTCTCTGTTAGTTCTGATCTTCCTGATGATATTACAACACATGAACCTTTACTTCGTTGA
- the LOC125878338 gene encoding increased DNA methylation 1-like translates to MKTSCRSNFNRVNFRSFYTFILEKDEEIISAATIRIHGTNLAEMPFIATNKEYRRKGMCKKLMAAIESTLSFLKVEKLVIPSVSECIGTWIESYGFRLISSPLPKEITLHNTLMFHDSVRLQKDIRPSASDKPEETRSSPKKCEEPRPFDLNVEASHQQDKD, encoded by the exons ATGAAAACTTCTTGCAGGTCAAATTTCAACAGGGTGAATTTCAGGAGCTTTTACacatttattttagaaaagGATGAAGAGATCATTTCTGCAGCAACCATAAG GATTCATGGAACAAACCTTGCTGAAATGCCCTTCATCGCGACAAATAAGGAATATAGGAGAAAAGGAATGTGCAAAAAGCTAATGGCTGCCATTGAATCA ACTCTTTCCTTTCTAAAGGTAGAAAAGCTGGTAATTCCATCAGTATCAGAGTGCATAGGGACCTGGATAGAAAGCTATGGTTTTCGTCTCATTAGCTCTCCACTACCGAAAGAGATAACATTGCACAATACATTGATGTTCCATGATTCAGTGAGATTGCAAAAAGACATCCGTCCATCCGCTTCTGATAAG CCAGAGGAGACACGGAGTTCCCCGAAGAAATGTGAAGAGCCAAGACCCTTTGACTTGAATGTTGAAGCATCTCATCAACAGGACAAAGACTGA